AATGTAATAGGAGCAGAAATTGAGCTACGTAAAAACCTAGATTTCATAGGACTTAACAACTTCTCACTTAATGTAAATTATTCTATTATTGAGTCTGATGAAACATACAATGAAGACGAAAGATTGTTGAGAGAAAACTTACTGAGAGATGGAGAAACTCTTGACTCTGGAAGAGTTTTACAAGGACAATCACCATTTTTATTAAACGCTGGTATTGCTTTCGAATCTGAAGATTCTGCATGGAAATCAAGTCTGTCTTACAATGTTCAAGGTAAAACACTTCAAATTGTGGGAGCAGGAGAAATTGCAGATGTATATACACTTCCTTTCAATGACCTAAAATTCAATATTTCAAAGTCATTTGGAGAAGATCAAAATCAAACAATCACATTTAAGGCAGGAAACTTACTTAATGATGACCGCGAGAGTGTTTTTCAATCTTACAAAGCAGAAGACCAATTATACTCTAAGTGGAGTCCTGGACAAGATTTTAGCTTAAGCTATAGCTTTAAGTTCTAATCAACTGTTATTTAAATTAGCCACAAAAAAAGGTCTCCATATTGGAGACCTTTTTTTATTTGTATCGTTTTACGCTTTCGAGAAAGCGTTATTATCTATTACTAGCAACTTTGGAACCTTCATTCTTCCAAGTATTAACAGAAGCTACTCGTGAATCTTGATAGTCTACCTCAGTAAGTTTATCACTTGACCAGAAGAACCAAGTACCCACTTTAGTTCCATTGTCATATTGAGCTTTGGCAGTTTTATCTCCATCACGGTTATAACTAATCCACTGTCCAGTAACTTGTCCTTCCTTAGTATAAAAACCTGTTTGACTTACTTCACCATTATCAAAATATAAAGTTGCCTTAACTAGGTCTCCTACTTCTACATATGTAGGCTTATTATTTTTTTCTTGAGCTTGCATTGAAACAACCATTAAAAATGCAACTGCTATCATCATTATCTTTTTCATAATTTGGGATTTTAATTTTTCTATGATATAAATGTAACATAAAATTTACATAAAACAAACTTTTACATAACATTTTGTTTACATTTAATTTACATTGAACCACTAACCAACTGAATTACAATTAATTAATATTGTTTAAAATCATATTTTAATCTACCTCTCTTTATTGTTCACAGGCTGCTAGTGTACTGCGAATACTATAAATTTGCATTGTAGTTCGATGTAAAAAGTTATTATCTTTCGCTCGATATAACCTTTACATAACGCTTAATCTTTTTTTAATTAAGATTTTTGCCACCTTGGCTTTTCAGCTTATATTTTATGGAAAATATTTACATTTTTATGATTGCTGCGTTAGCAATTCTCGCAATTGCAGATTTGGTAGTCGGAGTGAGTAATGACGCAGTAAACTTTCTAAATTCTGCAATAGGATCTAAGGCGGTTACTTTTAAAACAGTGATGATTGTGGCTAGTGTGGGTATCGCTTTTGGTGCGCTCTCCTCTAGTGGTATGATGGAGGTTGCGAGGAAAGGAATTTTTGATCCCAGTCAGTTTTATTTTGATGAGATCATGATCATCTTCATGGCTGTCATGATTACAGATATCATATTGCTTGATATCTTCAACAGCTTGGGTATGCCTACCTCTACAACAGTCTCTATAGTATTTGAACTACTTGGAGCCTCTGTGGTTATGTCCATTATTAAAATATCAAACAATAGTGATTCTCTTGCCCAGATAGGTGAATATATAAATACAGATAAGGCAACGGAGATTATATTAGGTATACTCCTCTCTGTTTTTATCGCCTTTACTATTGGAGCTATTATACAGTTTTTAACAAGATTCCTCTTGACTTTCAATTTTGAGAAAAAACCATCTTGGATTGCTGCTGTTTTTGGAGGTATTGCAGTTTCATCTATTTCATACTTTATAATTATTAAAGGATTAAAAGGTGCAAATATTTTACCACCTGAGTTTAGTAGCTGGGCAAATGATAATCTAATCCAATTCTTAGGAGCTAACTTTATTCTTTGGACCGCAGTCTCTTGGGTGTTTCATGCAATTCTCAAACAAAACATATACAAACTTGTTATTATCTTAGGGACCTTTGCGCTCGCAATGGCCTTTGCTGGTAACGACTTAGTAAACTTCATAGGAGTTCCTATGGCTGCCTATAATTCATTTATAGCCTGGTCTGGTTCTGGAATATTACCAAGTGCATTCAGCATGGAACAGCTTGCTGAAAAAGTACCTACACAACCTATTTTACTTTTGGTTGCCGGTTTAATCATGGTTCTTACATTGTGGTTTAGTAAAAAAGCAAGACGCGTTGTAAAAACCTCTGTAGATTTATCACGTCAAGATGAAGTAAAAGAGCGATTTAAACCTAACTGGGTATCACAGCACTTAGTACGTGGAGTTATCATTGCAAATACTGGTGTTAATAAAATATTACCTCCAAAACTACGTCAAAGTATAAACAAGAGCTTTGAACCATCTACCGTAGCACACGCAAAAGCGTCAGACGCTCCAGCTTTTGATATGGTGAGAGCTGCCGTAAACCTTGTAATTGCGAGTGTTCTTATATCAGTAGCTACTGGACTTAAGCTTCCACTATCTACAACTTATGTTACATTTATGGTTGCTATGGGTACTTCCCTAGCAGATCGTGCTTGGGGAGCAGAAAGCGCTGTATATAGAGTTGCTGGTGTTCTTAATGTAATAAGCGGGTGGTTTTTAACAGCATTTAGCGCATTTACTGCGGCAGGTATTCTAGCATACTTAATGTATCTAGGAGGGAATATTGCCATCATAGGCTTATTCTTCCTTGCAATTGCCATGCTTATAAGAAATTATTTATCTACTAAAAAGAAAAATAAGGAAGCAAAAATTGAGGAAGACCTTCGTAAAGCAGAAAGTAAAACCATTTCTGGTATCATCGAAGAAAGTGCAGATAACATTGCAAAAACAATTATTCGTACTGACAAAATTTACACAGGAACTCTAAAAGGTCTTGCTAAGAATAAGGTAGGAAGCCTCAGAAAGAGCAGAGCCACCGTCGAAAAACTTAATGAAGAGATAGATGAGTTGCGCAATAATATTTTCTATTTCATTAAAAACCTAGAGGAAACGAGTGTACGAGGATCAAACTTCTACATAGAGATATTGGGATATCTTGAAGATATCACTCAATCACTTGAGTACATAGCAAAAGTGAGTTACAAGCACGTTAACAACAATCACAAACCGCTACGTTTTAATCAAATTAGAGATTTACAAGAAATAGACAATAAGCTGTGTGACTTCTTACAAGAAACAGCTCAAGCTTTTAAAGACCGTAATTACAACAAAATAGAGAGGCTTTTAGGAAGAAAACAAGAGCTTTATGGTCACGTAACAGATAAGATTCAAAAACAGGTAGAGCGCACACGTTCTGAAGAGTCTAGTCCTAAAAATACCACCTTGTACTTTGGTCTATTATTAGAAACTAAAGATCTTATAGAAGAGATCATGAACTTACTTGAACTCTATAACACAGAGCACAAAAGATCAAAATAAAGTGTATCACATATGTGTACCAAAATGCCGGAAACATTATTTGTTTCTGGCATTTTTTATTAGCGATATAGATACGCTTTCGCGAAAGCGTAATTATATCCCGCAAAAGGCTCTATCAATTGATTTAAGGCTTGTTTACTATTAAAGTAGAACTATGTAGTCGGATAACAGCTAAAAACGACTTAAAGCGTTAAAGCTTCCTAAAAACGTCTGTTAATCTTACTTAAGACAAAATGAAATAGCAAGAACAATCCTTAATATTATCATCTAACCAAAAATTAAGATTATGGCAGATATAGTTAAGGACGAAAAAGATCCTACAGATGAGTATTTACTTCAAGATAATAAGAAGACACGCTTTGGCGCGACTTTTATAATTATAACATTAGTAATCCTAATCATTGCAGTAGTAGCAACTTACTTTGCATTAGGATTATAATATATTTAAATAGAAATTCTAAGGTATAAATGCGATTGCTAAAAGGATGCACACGATAATGATGATTGTAATTTTCATGATTATGATTTTGAGGATTTATACATAGCAAATATGCACCTCATTTATTGAAAATTAACGGGGTATTTACCCCTAATCCTATCGCAATCAAACCTTTTCAATAGAAATGTAACACATAAAAAAAGCCTGAATTCCATATGGAATTCAGGCTTTTTATTATCTATAACTTTTTCGCGAAAGCGAATATAAATTATCCTTTTAGTGAAGCAGAAAGATACTCACGGTTCATACGTGCGATGTTCTCTAGGGATATCCCTTTAGGACACTCAACCTCACAAGCACCAGTGTTTGTACAGTTACCAAAACCTTCCTCATCCATTTGCTTTACCATGTTAAGAACACGAGTAGTTGCCTCTACCTCTCCTTGTGGAAGTAATGCAAACTGACTCACTTTCGCTCCTACAAATAGCATAGCACTTGAGTTTTTACAACTTGCAACACAAGCTCCACAACCGATACATGTAGCCGCCGCAAAAGCGTCGTCTGCATTTTCCTTCTCGATAGGAATCGAGTTTGCATCTTGTGTGTTACCAGAAGTATTTACAGAGATAAATCCTCCAGCATGCTGTATGCGGTCAAAAGAAGAACGATCTACCATAAGGTCCTTTATAACAGGGAATCCCGCAGCTCTAAAAGGTTCTATAGTAATAGTATCTCCATCCTTAAATTTACGCATGTGTAACTGGCAAGTAGTTACAAGTCTATCTGGACCGTGCGCCTCACCGTTAATAAACATAGAACATGAACCACAAATTCCCTCACGACAATCGTGATCAAATGTTACAGGTTCATCTCCTTCGAGGATAAGCTTATTGTTAAGCATATCCATCATTTCTAAGAAAGACATATCTCCATCGATACCATCGATTGGGTACGTTACTATGCTTCCTTTAGCTGTGGCGTTTTTCTGGCGCCATACCTTTAGCGTTAGTTTCATCGTCTTCTTATTTATAGCTTCTTTGTTTTAACTCAATATTTTCAAACTCCAGTTCTTCTTTATGAAGAACAGCATCCTTAGGTGCTCCTTTATATTCCCAAGCAGATACAAATGTGAAGTTTTCATCATCACGAAGTGCTTCTCCTTTTTGTGGTCCATCTAGCTCAACAGACTCTTCTCTAAAGTGTCCACCAGCAGATTCGTTACGTGTTAATGCATCTTTTGCAAATAACTCACCTAACTCCAAGAAATCTGCTACACGAAGTGCTTTTGCAAGTTCTTCGTTAAACTCATTCTGTCCTCCAGGTACACGTACTTCTTTATAGAAATCACTACGTAATTCTGCAATCTCATCAATAGCACTCTGTAGGTCTGTCGCGTTACGAGACATACCACACTTGTTCCACATAATCTTACCTAACTTCTTGTGGAAGTAATCTACAGATTTTGTTCCATTGTTATTAACTAAAGCATCTACTTGCTTGCGCACGTTTTGTTCTGCTTCTTCAAATTCTGGAGTATCTGTTGGTATAGGTCCTGTACGTATATCATGAGATAAGTAGTCACCTATTGTATATGGTAATACAAAGTATCCATCTGCAAGACCTTGCATAAGCGCCGAAGCTCCTAAACGGTTTGCACCGTGATCTGAGAAGTTTGCTTCTCCTATCGCATATAATCCCTCTACAGAAGTCTGTAAGTTATAATCTACCCATAATCCTCCCATTGTATAATGTACCGCTG
The genomic region above belongs to Dokdonia sp. Dokd-P16 and contains:
- a CDS encoding inorganic phosphate transporter, with product MENIYIFMIAALAILAIADLVVGVSNDAVNFLNSAIGSKAVTFKTVMIVASVGIAFGALSSSGMMEVARKGIFDPSQFYFDEIMIIFMAVMITDIILLDIFNSLGMPTSTTVSIVFELLGASVVMSIIKISNNSDSLAQIGEYINTDKATEIILGILLSVFIAFTIGAIIQFLTRFLLTFNFEKKPSWIAAVFGGIAVSSISYFIIIKGLKGANILPPEFSSWANDNLIQFLGANFILWTAVSWVFHAILKQNIYKLVIILGTFALAMAFAGNDLVNFIGVPMAAYNSFIAWSGSGILPSAFSMEQLAEKVPTQPILLLVAGLIMVLTLWFSKKARRVVKTSVDLSRQDEVKERFKPNWVSQHLVRGVIIANTGVNKILPPKLRQSINKSFEPSTVAHAKASDAPAFDMVRAAVNLVIASVLISVATGLKLPLSTTYVTFMVAMGTSLADRAWGAESAVYRVAGVLNVISGWFLTAFSAFTAAGILAYLMYLGGNIAIIGLFFLAIAMLIRNYLSTKKKNKEAKIEEDLRKAESKTISGIIEESADNIAKTIIRTDKIYTGTLKGLAKNKVGSLRKSRATVEKLNEEIDELRNNIFYFIKNLEETSVRGSNFYIEILGYLEDITQSLEYIAKVSYKHVNNNHKPLRFNQIRDLQEIDNKLCDFLQETAQAFKDRNYNKIERLLGRKQELYGHVTDKIQKQVERTRSEESSPKNTTLYFGLLLETKDLIEEIMNLLELYNTEHKRSK
- a CDS encoding succinate dehydrogenase/fumarate reductase iron-sulfur subunit, giving the protein MKLTLKVWRQKNATAKGSIVTYPIDGIDGDMSFLEMMDMLNNKLILEGDEPVTFDHDCREGICGSCSMFINGEAHGPDRLVTTCQLHMRKFKDGDTITIEPFRAAGFPVIKDLMVDRSSFDRIQHAGGFISVNTSGNTQDANSIPIEKENADDAFAAATCIGCGACVASCKNSSAMLFVGAKVSQFALLPQGEVEATTRVLNMVKQMDEEGFGNCTNTGACEVECPKGISLENIARMNREYLSASLKG
- a CDS encoding toxin-antitoxin system YwqK family antitoxin — its product is MKKIMMIAVAFLMVVSMQAQEKNNKPTYVEVGDLVKATLYFDNGEVSQTGFYTKEGQVTGQWISYNRDGDKTAKAQYDNGTKVGTWFFWSSDKLTEVDYQDSRVASVNTWKNEGSKVASNR